CTAACTGGGTAAGGAAACCTTGAAAGCGAGGAATAACAAATATAAAAAGGCCAACAACAATCGCCACTGCAAATCCAAGTACGGCAACAGGATACGTCATTGCCCCTTTTAACTTGCTCCTCGTTTCATAATCACGTTGAATAAACATACTCATCTTTAGCAAAGCATCACCCAGTTCGCCACTTGTCTCTCCCGAATGAACCATGCTTATGTATAAATTAGAAAACACATCCGGATATTTAGCAAGCGCTTGAGACAACGATTCGCCTCCACGCACTCCATCCAGCACAGAATGCACTATACCGGCAAATTTCTTATTCCCTGTTTGTTTTTCAAGTACACTTAAACATTTTGAAAGGGACAAACCTGCATTAAGCATCGTACCGAATTGATTTGTAAAAATTGATAAATCCCTTACCGAAATTGTGGTAAATCTTGAAAGAAAGCCCCCTTCGCTTTTGGCAGCAGAACCTCGGCCGCCCATGCCAAACCCTTTTAATTCCTTTATATATATAATTCTGTATCCTTTCCCGCGTAAAACATCAGCCACTTCAGAAGAATTAGCCATATCCACCTTTCCGATTTCAGTGGTTCCTGCGGGTGTAACTGCTTTATAAGAAAACATTGCCATTTTAATCACCTTCCCATAAGACGTCTAAAATCTTCCGGGTTAAATGCATACCTTAGTCCGTCTTCGTATGAAATTGAACCTTCCCTTGCTAATTTTTCTAAAGATTGTTCCATTGTTTGCATTCCCATATTTGACCCTGTCTGAATCGCAGATAAAATCATGTGGGTTTTGCCTTCCCTGATAAGATTTCTTATAGCAGGAGTTGCTACAAGCACTTCAGTTGCAAGAACAAGGCCGCTGCCATCAGTGCGCGGTATGAGCTGCTGTGATAATATAGCAACCAATACTCCTCCCAATTGTGTTTTTACCTGCTCCTGCTGGTGTGGAGGGAAAACGTCAACTATTCTATCAATTGATTGCGCAGCAGAGTTCGTATGAAGTGTTGTAAACACAAGAT
The sequence above is a segment of the Caldisericota bacterium genome. Coding sequences within it:
- a CDS encoding type II secretion system F family protein, yielding MAMFSYKAVTPAGTTEIGKVDMANSSEVADVLRGKGYRIIYIKELKGFGMGGRGSAAKSEGGFLSRFTTISVRDLSIFTNQFGTMLNAGLSLSKCLSVLEKQTGNKKFAGIVHSVLDGVRGGESLSQALAKYPDVFSNLYISMVHSGETSGELGDALLKMSMFIQRDYETRSKLKGAMTYPVAVLGFAVAIVVGLFIFVIPRFQGFLTQLGAPLPGPTKIVFALANFLIHKGWIVLIIVVAAYIIYARWQKTPNGKRRSDAGKLKMPLFGDLNKKAAMARFSDTVSTLFASGVPLVEVLETVKGVIDNVIISDAIGDIVVSIKKGESLAASLDRSGMFTVMVIEMTRIGEESGSLDKMLKKVAEFYNEEVDNMINNITALINPIMMVFVGGIIGSVLIALYLPIFQMAGYVQ